From Kryptolebias marmoratus isolate JLee-2015 linkage group LG15, ASM164957v2, whole genome shotgun sequence, a single genomic window includes:
- the LOC108241582 gene encoding high choriolytic enzyme 1: MAPSASLLLLLLLGLSQALPLQEEGDQDGDHDGDQYEEDPKEGSEHVDLTAKILTANNGSDEMLLEGDIVAPKSRNAMKCYYNSCLWKKASNGLVVIPYIVGREFSGYERQTIEGAMRAFAGQTCIRFTPRTSENDYIMVQSKTGCYSELGRTGGRQELSLNKGGCIYGGIAQHELLHALGFQHEQTRSDRDSYVRINWQNIIQQSAYNFYKHDTNNLNTPYDYSSIMHYGRDAFSIGYGKDTITPIPNPNVPIGQRNGMSRWDITRINMLYGC, from the coding sequence ATGGCTCCCTCTGccagcctgctgctgctgctcctgctcgGCCTCTCCCAGGCTCTTCCTCTCCAGGAGGAAGGAGACCAAGATGGAGACCATGATGGAGACCAATACGAGGAAGACCCAAAAGAAGGGTCAGAACATGTGGACCTGACCGCCAAGATTCTCACGGCCAATAACGGCTCCGACGAAATGCTGCTGGAAGGAGACATTGTGGCTCCCAAATCCAGAAATGCCATGAAGTGCTACTACAACAGTTGCCTGTGGAAAAAAGCCTCCAACGGCTTGGTGGTGATCCCCTACATCGTGGGCCGTGAGTTCAGCGGATATGAGAGACAAACGATCGAGGGTGCCATGAGGGCCTTCGCTGGCCAGACCTGCATCCGCTTCACCCCTCGTACCAGTGAGAACGACTACATCATGGTTCAGAGCAAAACCGGCTGTTACTCGGAACTGGGCAGAACAGGAGGAAGACAGGAGCTGTCGCTCAACAAGGGGGGCTGCATCTATGGTGGTATCGCCCAGCATGAGCTCCTCCACGCTCTGGGCTTCCAGCACGAGCAGACCAGGAGCGACCGCGACAGCTACGTCAGGATCAACTGGCAGAACATCATTCAGCAAAGTGCCTACAACTTCTACAAACACGACACCAACAACCTGAACACACCCTACGACTACAGCTCCATCATGCACTACGGAAGAGACGCCTTCTCCATCGGCTACGGAAAGGACACCATCACCCCCATCCCCAACCCCAACGTCCCGATTGGCCAGAGGAATGGAATGTCCCGCTGGGACATCACAAGAATCAACATGCTCTACGGCTGCTAA
- the LOC108241584 gene encoding COUP transcription factor 2-like: protein MAMVAWRNTEGMVGDTPVSQVAPLSLSGELAGHMNSAPSLEIPQTGAGGGVGVGGGGGAAPQPNPSGSSAATTAAAANNNSTTSSSSSSSSSSMDKQQSQQIECIVCGDKSSGKHYGQFTCEGCKSFFKRSVRRNLSYTCRANRNCPVDQHHRNQCQYCRLKKCLKVGMRREAVQRGRIATQSYHGQFALTNGDPLQCHSYLSGYISLLLRAEPYPTSRFGSQCLQSNNIMGIENICELAARMLFSAVEWARNIPLFPDLQVPDQVALLRLTWSELFVLNAAQCSMPVHVAPLLAAAGLHASPMSADRVVAFMDHIRVFQEQVEKLKVLQVDSAEYSCIKAIVLFTTDACGLSDVAHVESLQEKSQCALEEYVRSQYPNQPNRFGKLLLRLPSLRTVSSSVIEQLFFVRLVGKTPIETLIRDMLLSGSSFSWPYMPIQ from the exons ATGGCTATGGTCGCGTGGAGAAACACGGAGGGGATGGTGGGGGACACCCCGGTGTCCCAGGTGGCACCGCTGTCTCTGTCCGGAGAGCTGGCGGGACACATGAACTCGGCACCCTCTCTGGAAATACCCCagacaggagcaggaggaggagtaggagtaggaggaggaggaggagcggcacCGCAGCCCAATCCGTCCGGCTCCTCCGCCGCgaccaccgccgccgccgccaacaacaacagcaccacctcctcctcctcgtcgtcctcctcgtcctccatGGACAAGCAGCAAAGCCAGCAGATCGAGTGCATCGTGTGCGGGGACAAATCCAGCGGGAAGCACTACGGACAGTTCACGTGCGAGGGATGTAAGAGTTTCTTCAAGCGCAGCGTCAGGAGGAACCTGTCCTACACCTGCAGGGCCAACCGGAACTGCCCCGTGGACCAGCACCACCGCAACCAGTGCCAATACTGCCGCCTGAAGAAATGCCTCAAAGTCGGCATGAGGAGGGAAG ctgtCCAAAGAGGCAGGATAGCCACGCAGTCGTACCACGGCCAGTTCGCCCTGACGAACGGGGACCCGCTGCAGTGTCACTCCTACCTGTCCGGGTACATCTCCCTGCTGCTCCGGGCCGAGCCCTACCCGACCTCCAGGTTCGGCTCCCAGTGCCTGCAGAGCAACAACATCATGGGCATCGAGAACATCTGCGAGCTGGCGGCCCGCATGCTCTTCAGCGCCGTGGAGTGGGCCCGCAACATCCCGCTGTTCCCGGACCTGCAGGTGCCGGACCAGGTGGCCCTGCTGCGCCTCACCTGGAGCGAACTGTTCGTGCTGAACGCGGCGCAGTGCTCCATGCCGGTGCACGTGGCCCCGCTGCTGGCCGCCGCGGGCCTGCACGCGTCCCCGATGTCCGCCGACCGGGTGGTGGCCTTCATGGACCACATCCGGGTCTtccaggagcaggtggagaagCTGAAGGTGCTGCAGGTGGACTCCGCGGAGTACAGCTGCATCAAGGCCATCGTGCTCTTCACCACAG ACGCCTGCGGTCTGTCGGACGTGGCCCACGTGGAAAGCCTCCAGGAGAAGTCCCAGTGCGCTCTGGAGGAGTACGTCCGGAGCCAGTACCCCAACCAGCCCAACAGGTTTGGGAAGCTGCTGCTCCGCCTGCCCTCTCTGCGCACCGTCTCCTCCTCCGTCATAGAGCAGCTTTTCTTCGTGCGCCTGGTGGGTAAGACGCCCATCGAGACGCTGATAAGGGACATGCTGCTGTCCGGGAGTAGCTTCAGCTGGCCTTACATGCCCATTCAGTAG